A stretch of Eschrichtius robustus isolate mEscRob2 chromosome 6, mEscRob2.pri, whole genome shotgun sequence DNA encodes these proteins:
- the GPR15 gene encoding G-protein coupled receptor 15 has product MDPEATTVYLEYFYVTSQNPDIEETHSHVPYTSVFLPVFYTVVFLTGALGNVILMSALHFKRGSRRLIDIFIINLAASDFIFIITLPLWVDKEASLGQWRTGSFLCKGSSYMISVNMHCNVFLLTCMSVDRYLAIVCPAISRKFRSRDCAYGVCASVWFISCLLGLPTLLSRELTLIDGKPYCAEKRATPTKLAWGLVALICTFFAPLVSIVTCYCCITRKLCVRYKQSGKHNKKLRKSIKVIFIVVAAFVFSWLPFNTFKLLAIVSGLQQELYFPSAFLQWGMEVSGPLAFANGCISPFIYYIFDSYIRRAIVRCLCPCLKTYDFGSSTETSDLTKALSNFIQAEDFARRRKRSVSL; this is encoded by the coding sequence ATGGACCCAGAAGCAACCACGGTTTATTTGGAATATTTCTATGTTACAAGCCAAAATCCTGATATTGAAGAGACCCACTCCCACGTTCCTTATACATCAGTCTTCCTTCCGGTCTTTTACACAGTGGTGTTCCTGACTGGAGCGTTGGGGAACGTCATTCTCATGAGTGCATTGCATTTCAAAAGGGGCAGCCGAAGACTGATTGACATTTTTATCATCAACCTGGCTGCCTCTGacttcatcttcatcatcacGTTGCCTCTCTGGGTGGATAAAGAAGCATCTTTAGGAcagtggaggacaggctctttcCTGTGCAAAGGCAGCTCCTACATGATCTCAGTCAACATGCACTGCAATGTCTTCTTGCTCACCTGCATGAGTGTTGACCGCTACCTGGCCATCGTGTGTCCAGCCATATCCAGGAAATTCAGAAGTAGAGACTGCGCGTATGGAGTCTGTGCCAGTGTCTGGTTTATCTCCTGCCTCCTGGGGTTGCCTACTCTTCTGTCCAGGGAGCTCACCCTGATTGATGGTAAGCCATACTGTGCAGAGAAGAGGGCCACTCCAACTAAACTGGCTTGGGGCCTGGTGGCCTTAATTTGTACGTTTTTTGCCCCTTTGGTGAGCATTGTGACCTGCTACTGTTGTATCACAAGGAAGCTGTGTGTCCGTTACAAGCAGTCAGGAAAACATAACAAAAAGCTGAGGAAATCCATAAAGGTCATCTTTATCGTCGTGGCAGCCTTTGTCTTCTCCTGGCTGCCCTTTAATACTTTCAAGCTCCTGGCTATTGTCTCTGGGCTGCAGCAAGAACTCTACTTTCCTTCAGCTTTTCTCCAGTGGGGCATGGAGGTGAGTGGGCCCTTGGCATTTGCCAATGGCTGCATCAGCCCTTTCATTTACTATATCTTTGACAGCTACATCCGCCGGGCCATCGTGCGCTGCTTGTGCCCTTGCCTGAAGACCTATGACTTCGGGAGCAGCACCGAGACCTCAGACCTCACTAAGGCTCTCTCCAACTTCATTCAGGCAGAGGATTTTgccagaaggaggaagaggtCTGTGTCACTCTGA